The following nucleotide sequence is from Salvia miltiorrhiza cultivar Shanhuang (shh) chromosome 7, IMPLAD_Smil_shh, whole genome shotgun sequence.
ATATTCTTCAAAGGCAACTGGGGTTGCTcgagcactctccgtcgaaTCACTGCTAGAAGCCCCGTGTCCTACGCCGTCATCTCTCCAATTAGTTGctccttcaccttcgtgctccacaatcatgttgtggagaatgatgcaacacaacatgatgtccttgAGGTGCTCCACGTACCAATTGCGCGCCGGCattcgaatgattccccaccgagcttgaaggactccaaaggcacgttcgacatccttctgtgccgattcttgcatcttcttgaacctcgtcTCCTTCGAATTTGTTGCCATCgatggactcttgacgaagcaacgccactccggatatatgtcGTCGCATAAGTAGTAGCGATGGTTCGCCTGAAAGAACACGAACGGCGCCGTTCCATCCAACACATCGGCGAAGAGAGGCGATTGGTTGAGAACGTTGacgtcgttgttcgaaccagcgacaccgaagaaggcatgccaaatccacagatcgtgggatgcaacgatCTCCAAGATCAATGTTGGCTCCCCTTGATCATCGCGTGTATATGCGTCGTGCCACGCCTTTAGGCAATTCTTCCacccccaatgcatacaatcaagactccctAGCATCCCGGGAAATTcgtgtcgcgcctcgtgcatctgaGTAAGGCGTGTGATGTCCTCCCCCGTTGGACGACGCAGATAATGGGCTCTGAAAGCCCGGATGACAGCCTTGCAGAACTTTTTGAGGCATACACGCCCGTTTGAGTCGGCgactttgagatactcgtcaATATTATCCGCACTGACGCCgatggctaattggcggatagccggCATGCATTTCTGCAAATGGGAGAGAGAATCCTGACCTATTGCATCAATGGTCATCTGGAAGTAactatcttcaccttgaacagcctcgacgatgcgcaagaacaactcCTTCTGCATTTGAAAACGACGTCGGAAAAGTGTAAGCCCGTACGTCGGATTATCGtcgaagtagtcttgcataagatgTAGATGGGCATCCTCACGATCACGGTAGACGTAAGACCGGGGACGCTTAACACGTCTCGGCTCCGGTGCCGGTTGGGTGTAGATTTGAGCAAGCAAATGTTTATGCAACTTTATCTCCTCCATGATCGCGTGagctacaccgtcggatgaatcagacgaagaatCGTGCTGGTGTTTCgccattttttgaagaaaaaagaaggaaatattGAAAGAGAAATATTGGAAGAGTGAAAGAGAAGAATTGTTGTTGTGTGAATGAAGAAGGAGTttaggggtatttatagataggaaataaaaaaaaaatcggtcaaTATAGCCGTTGaaggcaaaaataaaaaataaaatcggacATAGCTGTTAGagttcaaaattcaaattaattttttttaattaacacgCGCCTGATATTAAAGCCCATCGTGCTTACCCTTTCTATCGGGTAGCACTTAAGTAGGGGGGCTGCATCGCCCTACTCGATCTCGACCCTACTCGAGTAGGGCGTTGTGGGTGCTCTTAGTTACTTTACATGTCGCATGCGGCAATATGTTATACAGGAAGATTGcattatctatatctatatctatgctatattaaaaaatgagtctccaatttcaaattgatttcaaattgatttggatgacaatttcataaataaattcaattaaagaGGGTGGTGAAATTACGTATTTAAAAAACTGCCAACAAAATTTGAAAGTTGAAACATACACTAATTGCcattagggatgtcaaaaaagtcCGAAACCGACGGGTCGGTCCAAATACACCCATAAAAAAGGaaggttagggttgaaaattttaagcccgaaaaaaattagcccgaatggcccgaaccgaaaatagcccggcccgatagggttggcccgaaaaccgagtgggttggcccgactaaccgaacactttcttaataattaatgtttaaactttaaatactttactttttaattcgataaaaacattttgatgcttgtagaatatattttgaattttttgctaactgttaataacaaacatttatgatataaaagtaaaaaaaagatagtcatttatgttaaacCCATGTACAATTTTTATCGGAAATAAAGTTAAATTTAGATATCATGTAAACTTacgttaaaataacactaattatTATATCTAACACAAGGCGAAAtatctttatttaaaaaatacgacatatttttattacaagaatatgattatttataaaaaaaataaacatataaaaatcgtaaacttgcgggcccgaacgggctagcccgaaaccaagtgggttagggttagggtagAAAAATTTTAgcctgaaaaataaaaaaatcgactagcccgaaccgaaaataacccgaaaccgaatgggatgacccgaaaccgagtggccgtgtgatttattattattgtgattttttcttaattttcttattttttcaatattcaactaaaatatatttagttaaaattaattttttattgcatttataaatatgataattgagatcatgtcaattttatataaatatataatataaaaatatttttcatgcatTGCACTgcatgcaaatgctagtttggTCGAATAGTGATTTTTTGGATTAATTGAAACAAAATTTTGTGAACTTAATGGATTATAAGAATGTACGTCTCCTTTATGTGAACTAGTGTGGCACCCGTGCTACACACGGTATGATGATTTATACGTATTTTGAATtagtataataaaattatataattaagggttaagtaccaaatccccccaacgttggggcctctatcgcgtataggatcctatagtcagggtaagcgctgtttactacctcaacgtggctaaacctaagcaaatacGTTATTTAACGACCCCAAACGCCGTCtgctatttaatttttttattattattttaatgaaggTGGGCCCCATTTCACACGTCACTACCACTAACCTTCTCCCTCCATCCCCGCCGCCGCCCCCAGACATGTTCTTCCCCAACCTCCGCTGCCGCTTCCCCCGCCACCGCCAGCCATGCCTTTCACCGCCACCAGACATCCCTTTCCCAAACCTCCCGGcgtcctcctctctctcttcaccgtAGATCCTCCCCCAATCTTCCCAGTAGCCATTGCCAAACATCCTCCCCCATCTTcccaaccaccaccaccaccacaacaAAAGAAATCAACCCCAATTCAGAGGGAGGTTGAGAAATTGGGAACCAAACCCCAatttttggagaaatcaaacCCCCAATTTTTGGAGCTTCAGTTGGTGCGGCGGAGGCGCATAATCTGGTGGGGGAGGGCGGCGGAGAAGGAGAAGGGATTGCTGGGGGTAGGCGACAGAGGCCGTCGAGgaaggcggcggatctgtgatggtggtggggaaaggcggtggaggaagaggtgtggtggtgggggagggTAGCGGAGGGAGCTGGAGCTGGAGAAGACGCGGTGGAGGAAAGGCGGTGGATCTGTGATGGTGGTCGGGGAAGGCATGGCTGGCGGTGGTGGGGGAAGCGGCAGCGGAGGTTGGGGAAGAACATGTCTGGGGGCGTCGGCGGCGGGGATGGGGGGAAGGTTGGTGGTAGTGACGTGTGAAATGGGGCCCAccttcattaaaataataataaaaaaattaaataacagACGGCATTTGGGGCCGTTAAAACACGGGGGGaaggggggatttgcttaggtttagccacgttgaggtagtaaacaacgcttaccctgactatagggtcctatacgcaataggggccccaacgttgggggggatttggtacttaaccctaaaagtaaatattaccattagggtttaatattcaaggtttagggtttaatattcaaggtttaaggtttagtattcagtgtttagggtttggTATTGATTATTTAGGGTTCATTGTTTAAGGTTTAGttttcagggtttagggtttagaaaatataatactttatattgaatgaagggaaataattatattaatataaatatacatttgtgctaacaaatgtatattttatacttattaaaaataaatattgtcttaataaaaagtaattattcatagtaatattttaaaattgttacTTTTTACACGAAAATTGTTGatataaagaaaggtaatgttttaaaaatattacatttcttcatgaatataattacttttcatcataACGATATTTACTTTGAAAtcaaatgaaaaatagaaagaaaaaaaaccaaaaaaatactccctccgtccacgaaatgagtacccatttgtggacggcacggattttaagaaatgtatgaagtgtagtgtgaatagtttaagggtcccactttttgagtgtattaattaaagtgaTGTGTGGGgcacacttgccaaaaagggaaatgagtactcatttcgtggacagacgaaaaaggaaatatgagtactcatttcgagGGAGTAAcagaaaatacattaaaaacaaaaagaaggagtgtattaattaaagtgaTGTGTGGGgcacacttgccaaaaagggaaatgggtactcatttcgtggacagacgaaaaaggaaatatgagtactcatttcgagGGAGTAAcagaaaatacattaaaaacaaaaagaaggaaaaaacagaaaatacattaaaaacaaaaagaaggagtgtattaattaaagtgaTGTGTGGGgcacacttgccaaaaagggaaatgggtactcatttcgtggacagacgaaaaaggaaatatgagtactcatttcgagGGAGTAAcagaaaatacattaaaaacaaaaagaaggaaaaatatgTAGCTATTGGGTTTTGAACCTGTGCCCTTTACGTTGAAAGTGAGATGTTGCTTCCAACCACTACACCACAATACATCTTTAGTTATTATCTCTCAAAAACAATATACATATGTTGAAAACGGGTCGGTCCCGGTCGCATCCCATGCGGTTACGCATGTAAGACcagctcatatatatatatatatatatatcaacattttcaacacaaaaatgcatttatataaaatattctattaatatattacatatattatgtaaatattacatatataatacttatttatttatttaaattatgaaattataaaattttaggaCCAACAAAAAATTAGTATATTGTGggatgaaaagaaaatgaaaaatatttaatgttaaatgttgatattattatactaaatgataaggtcatgttatgattgcgattaaattgaaaattgatgtattttctggtcaaattattAGGTCGTGttataaattagaaaattgacaaattatgagtattttctggcaataacgcctaaattatactccctccgtcccgttaataatggcacgtttctttccggcacggagattaaggagaagcaaGTTAAGTGAATAAGGAGTGTGATGTTTGTGATTAATGAATTATTAATTGTTTCTAAAAATTTCAGCAGCAAGACCACAACAAGATTGCAGCAAGACCACAGCAAGATTGCAGCAAgatcacaaccaaaaatttcaaaaaatctgCAACAAGATTTAACAACATTTTCGACTTTTCTTTCTTCTGCAACAAGATCACAACAACATAATCtgaaaaattcaaattactcaaaactaaaaattccaacaatttctATAAccaaaaatcaacaaattcCAAAACTAAAAATCGAAATTCAAGAACCATATTCACTAGCTGCTATCCATTCGGCATGATGAGGgagtgaaagagagagagaggcaggggCGCGGCTATCGTCACCTGAAATCGAGTGGGAAcattggggatctagggctcgGTTCTTCTACAGAGAGGGGTGTGAAGTCTGTGAAGTCGCTGGAGTCTGTGGAGCACTCCGCCGTCGACGCTGctccgccgtcgccgctgctACGAGCGCTAGGAGGTGGTGAAGTCGATGTGCGCTAGGAGATAGATCTGAGACGGACATGGAGGCGGAGTGAGTGAAGAAGAAAGAGGgagcagaggcggcggcggcggcggacggTGCTGCATGCGCCGCCCCGGCTCGCAGCGGCCGCCGCAGACAAGAGATAAACGGAGATCGAGAgggagagcagagagagggcaGGGAGAAATAGATCTcgaaagagagaaaaagaatgGGGTTACCTGAAACagggtggaggcggcggaggagggTGGGTGGACGCGGAGTCGCTGCGCCGTCGCCGTGGAGGAGGGTGAGGCGGCGAGGGTGAGAAAGTGAGAGTaatcgggagagagagagagagttagagTGAGGGTAGGTTTGAAAGTTGTTTtaattaggttttaattaacattaatcactccttattttttccaaaaaaggaaacgtgccatcaatagcgggacaacccaaaaaggaaaacgtgccattattaacaggacggagggagtactatatttttttagagtaaaattgaaagatgataaaaatatataatgtgAGAAACTattatcatatactccctccgtcccacgaatcttgacacgtttttctttttgggccgtccgacgaatcttgacacatttccaaataaggtaataattattatcttctctctcctattttatcaattttattacattctctctcttactttatcacttttatactttattaactacacacttaaaaatctataactccttaattcctgtgtcgaaatcaaacgtgtcaagattcgtgggacggagggaacacttgtaacttgtgataatattattatgaattgaagtgatcatgagaaaatgattgctcagaatttttgttttttagccgattttttttttcaactaaaaaaatatgtgaaaaaaatgaggaaaagaaaaatatatgtatGCTACCGTTTCCGAACGCAgcctaacttttttttttttaaggttgAAACTTGAAAAGGAGAGTCCATTTAAGGATCCGGTGGGTTTTGATCTGAAGCCCAAAAGAAGGTAGGAAATAGAGGAGAGTAGAAAAGATAAAAGAAGAGTTATATACAGTAGTTGCCGTACATCCATGCGTAGTGGATCCGAGCCCGTTGTGCTTCTGCACTCCAGTTTTACCTTTCCACGATTATTCAGAGCATACTTCACGGATCGAATCCCTCACCCCTTCCCCATTACTATTACTttactatatataaaaaatgtttTCATTTTCTCACTCCTACGTTCAGTGCTCCccacatctctctctcacctTCTCTCTCTAGACTTTGGTATTCTTCCGCCAAATTAAATGCTTGATCCTTCAGCTACTGCTATCGCAATTGTTTCCGAATCGGTACACATATGAAGGCATGCACGGCGACTGCGTAGACCGGAAATTGGGAAGGATCGGCTGGTGAATTTGATCGGGAAAAATGGGGGCTTCTCCGGCCAAGTTCCTATCCGGATTCCTCTTTGTCTCCGTCCTACTATGGATTGTATTCATGTACGCTGGAGctactcattttttattttcttctaattCGATGTCGTTGATCATCACGTTGAAACTGAGCTTATTATTTTTGTGATTAGAGCAATGAGATTCGTGTTCTCCTTGAATTAGGTGATGTCCGGTTTCGCTTGCTGTGATCATTGCCTTTGTTGTCTAACTTTTTAGCGAACTAAAGAAAAACATGAATGCCGTGCTGATATTTAGGTGTAACATATGCACCTTTAGTTCGATTGTTCCGTTTGTGTCTCGGTTCTATGGGATGAAGTGATTTCATTTTGCTTGACCCTATGCGCTACTTAATTTTGTACCAATTGGACATGTCATctgttatttaatttttaactcAAAGGTTTACTTATAGTGTGCAATATGATTTGTTTTTGGGGGCTGTTGGACTTTACTCAATTCATTAGCTAGATTCTCTTGTGTTTTGCATTGGCACCTGAAAGGGGCTCATAAATCCTTGGAATGCAAAAACGATCGGCATAGAACTTTACTTGAGCTAATTTTCATAAATTTGTGTAGTCAACTAATCCTGGTAATCATCTAATACCCAAACATGAATAACCATATAGCAGCATTACACTAAATGGAGAATGTGGTGTTTTTCTTCTGGCAATGACATTGGCTAACTGAATAATTACTTGCTGAAAAAGGGAAGTGGGCCAATGTTGTTCATTGTTCACCTAGTAAATTTCCAATACTTCTGTCTGTTGTTTATTTTGTCCATCAAATGTTACATGTTATGGTACCTCTTGCATGACATGTATCAACTATCCCCTTCTTGTTTCCAAGGATTCGAGACCCTATGAGACAGTAACAGGACATGTAACACGTTATGTTTTAAGCAGCAGTAAGGTTTTAACAAAGGGAAATGCCCTACTACCGAACTGTGGTTTCAGTAAACTAAGTAAGGCATTCCTGATCACCCCAAAATTATCCTTTGTAACTTTGTTTGGTGATGTAGGAGTTAGAACATGAAAGATCCTCAGGTCATCTTTAAATAAGACCAGTGGCTATTCAAGGTTTGCCAAAAAACAATGGACAGGGGCTTGATAAAATTTATGACTTAGAGAAAAAACATAAGCTCAAAATAATTGCCACCCTGCCTTATTATGAAACTCAATAAAGAGAGCTTTGTTTATTAATCCATTTGAAATGGACTTGTAGAcataaaagtaaacaaatgtACTTTTTAGAGTAGGTGACTGCTCTAAAAGTTCACCTCGAGGaagtgaaagtttgtgtattttggaTTTCTTCTTGCACTTTGATGGATGGATGCATAAAAGTGTATTTTCTCCTAACACATAAGAATATTCATAAGTACATTTCAGTCCATTATATTTATAACAAATGACGTTAAGGACTTGTATTTCAGAAGTGCCACCAAATATGCAGAAACGTAAAATTGCTCATTGAAGAATGTACCACATCATTTTATGTTACCTTTTGGCCTATTCTTTTTCTATGTTATTTCTAGGTAGTTGTAGGTGACTGGGGAAGAACCTTCAGAAAAATGTAAATGAATTTTATGGTGGGCATGGCATACGATCTATGGCAATTCTGTTTTAATTTATGGAGTCGATGTTTCAGAACCTATTGGTCCTAATTTCAGAATGTGGAAACATTTGGATGGAAACAGTCTTTAGCTAAGGTGGTTTATGTATCGAATTTGTTCATCCCAGAGATATTGATACTTAGAATAAGCTTTTGCAAGCTCTGACCACTGTCAGTTAATTATGGATGGTTGTCTCAACGTCTTTTCTTTTGCCACTCAACTTGATTAATTTCATTCATGAGAGGTGCCAACTTAATAAACTCAACTTCACTACAGAAACTTGATTCAATGAAAAGCTCATCACGTTTTTACCACTGTCTTCTGATTGTGTATGGTCGTCCAAATTTTTTATAACTTAATCTGGCTACTTCGATACGGTCCAGAATATCTGCCAACTCTATGGCAATAAAGAGAAAACCCATCAGCAACCCACCTTTACAAACTATTTATTAAACTCAGCACAAAGTTGTCTTCTGCATTTCATGTATCCTGTGAGAAGCTCGCATCTATAAAAGCTACTTAAAATTTATGAACCTTGTGCTTCTGCAAACGTAGTAACGGAGACTTTGGAACGTTTTCCATTGCAATAGTTCAAGTCTATGACGCTAATTGGTATGTTTTGATCTTTCAGTTGCTTTTTCAAAcctaattttacttttaaaaagttcttgaaaataaatttttttactaGCATCTGAAGACTTCTATAGCTATAATCATGTAGAAAAAAAGGATACTGAGAAAAATTCTCATTGTTGAGCTATAAGAATTTGCTCCATTTTGCTTGGCAATTATGCGAGGCttactgtaataattctcctagttcttgatattattatattttttaaaagctGTTGTAATGACTTTAACGCATAGATTGCGTAATAAAACTTTTGTTTCTTATAAAagaaacaataatttaaataagttGCATTGTGAAATTAAACATTGTGGGATTATTTGCATGGTTGTCCATTGTGCTCATAGACATTTGCTGCTTGTTTTGATGCTTCATGAACAAGATTTTTGTCTATTTTTTCCCTTTTTGTCCTTTTGTTCTTTCTGCTGAGCATATGGGCAACAAATCCCTTTTggaatttcttttatttattcatttttcagtACCCCTAAATCTTGTTCTTTTGAATTGGTCATGACTCAAGAGATTTGGTTAACTGATAATGATGATCCTTGATCCAGGTTTGCTTCCAGGTTGCTGGCATGGATATTAAGTCGAGTTATGGGAGGTTCAGTTGGATTTCGGATTGGTGGATGGAAATGCTTGAGAGATGTTGTTCTGAAATTCaataaggtattttttttaaagctttATGAAGGGGATCAAAGTGCTTATATTCCTTTAGACATTTAAAGCAAGACTGGATGGTTAATCTTAGCCTGATTAATCTCAGAAAAGAAATCTCTGGTTTTAggaaaatattattgttacaCTTAGCAATTAGCATGATTAGTTCATGCTGACATTGTATTTTACATATTTGGTGGATCTGGTGACAACAGGGTGCTGTTGAATCTATCTCTGTTGGCGAGATCAGACTAAGCTTACGGCAATCCTTGGTTAAGCTTGGGGTAGGCTTCATGTCAAGAGATCCAAAACTGCAGGTGTTAATATGTGATTTAGAAATTGTCATCAGGTCTTCAAAGAAAATCCCTCAGAAAGCCAGATCAAGGAAATCTCGCAGTTCAGGTCGCGGAAAGTGGATGGTTTTGGTTAACATGGCAAGATTTTTGTCAGTTTCTATTTCTGATTTGGTGTTGAAGGTAAGTGGTGTCCGGTTGAAATTAATGCTTCCATTTAGTTTTGCAATATTTCTTCAGCATTTATTCATCTCCAGAAACATGCGAATAGTGATTTTTATCTGAGCACGAAAAGATTCTTAGAAATTAGCATCAATAGTAGTGAAAAGATGAAATTGTTCTTTTGGCCATGCCTCAAACCTAATTCCTTACATCCTTGTATTTACACTTGGTGAAGAAGTTATCCACATAAAAATTTCTTAATTTGAATTGAAGATACTCTTATATTCAGATCAAAGATAATGGGGATGTGTGGTCAATTGGATAGTAAAAATCCACAAACAGAGATTCTGCTAGGACAACCTTTAGTAGGATAGGAACTCATCACATTTATTAATACCAGATGCACTACTAATACAGCCAGGGAACCAATAAGTCGTTAGTATTGATATCTAACAGTTAcctagaaataaataaaagtaatgatcCTGAAGAACTCAAGCCCCATAAATAGCTTGCACTTAAGATAATGATTCACATAGAAAAGGAAACTGTACTTTGGCAAAACAATTGAAACATGGCAGAGTTGGCAATATAAACTTGTTTCCTTTTTGGACTGATTCCGACTTTGTGTTGACCCATCTAGCTTGAAAGGAATTGAAAAATCTTTGAGGAGTGCGAGGTATGCTTACAAAGTTACAAGAGTCTTGGGATAGATTATGTTTAGGACTTTAGGGTCATTTTAGAATTTTCATTAGCAGTAAGATTATTAGTCTTCCGGTCaatcttattttattgtttGTGCTTGTTCCTTAGGTTGGTGGGTGTCAAATCATAATGAGTTTA
It contains:
- the LOC130993823 gene encoding uncharacterized protein LOC130993823, which gives rise to MAKHQHDSSSDSSDGVAHAIMEEIKLHKHLLAQIYTQPAPEPRRVKRPRSYVYRDREDAHLHLMQDYFDDNPTYGLTLFRRRFQMQKELFLRIVEAVQGEDSYFQMTIDAIGQDSLSHLQKCMPAIRQLAIGVSADNIDEYLKVADSNGRVCLKKFCKAVIRAFRAHYLRRPTGEDITRLTQMHEARHEFPGMLGSLDCMHWGWKNCLKAWHDAYTRDDQGEPTLILEIVASHDLSNANFCTATVPK